A window of the Brassica napus cultivar Da-Ae chromosome C5, Da-Ae, whole genome shotgun sequence genome harbors these coding sequences:
- the LOC106422523 gene encoding probable RNA-binding protein 19, which produces MVNTCSITLFFLMWLSYLRTVFYTSTTLQRSSAKGFKGYITLFSRNFSYEDYLRRAITKGRLDETSYEEGEGLDGTPSFVEAVAVRRKTISVGNLPCPTVIRDIIDLYKDVGQVVHVRLVTDCKGKQNGMCYIEFASAKEAGKAMKKKYLHGQKLYSYPAEEFPNLPRPKYCIDHNVWYEDQLGRENRLIDEELEEGFGETRDFAEEVALRKKTLFVYNLSPNVTTRQISAYYKNVGEVCRVRLVVNREGEHVGCGFVEFASAVEAKKALLYESRALNIHIISDVVEMSPYPIRPKYNLAEKLWRNEEYLLPVSLPIEGDYLEKPEVTKLFCGKRITFSDDD; this is translated from the exons ATGGTGAATACTTGCTCGATCACATTGTTTTTCTTGATGTGGCTAAGCTACCTCCGTACCGTCTTCTACACCA gtACAACCTTGCAGAGAAGCTCTGCTAAGGGATTTAAGGGATACATCACTTTGTTCTCTCGAAATTTCAGTTACGAAGACTATCTTCGACGAGCGATCACAAAAGGAAGACTTGATGAAACTTCctatgaagaaggagaaggccTTGATGGAACTCCAAGTTTTGTTGAG GCAGTTGCTGTAAGACGTAAGACTATCTCCGTCGGCAATCTCCCTTGCCCAACTGTAATACGAGATAT CATCGATTTATACAAAGATGTTGGACAAGTTGTTCATGTTCGACTTGTTACAGACTGCAAGGGCAAGCAAAATGGCATGTGCTATATTGAGTTTGCTTCTGCTAAAGAAGCAGGGAAG GCGATGAAAAAGAAGTATTTGCATGGTCAAAAATTGTATAGTTATCCGGCTGAGGAATTTCCAAACCTTCCGCGTCCCAA GTATTGCATCGATCACAATGTTTG GTACGAAGATCAACTTGGACGAGAAAACCGTTTGATCGATGAGGAATTGGAGGAAGGATTTGGTGAAACTCGTGATTTTGCCGAGGAAgtagcattaagaaaaaaaacactctTTGTTTACAATCTCTCTCCCAACGTAACAACACGTCAGAT CTCTGCTTACTACAAAAATGTTGGAGAAGTTTGCCGTGTTCGACTTGTTGTAAACCGCGAGGGTGAGCATGTGGGCTGTggctttgttgagtttgcttcgGCTGTCGAAGCAAAGAAGGCGCTGCTGTACGAGAGTAGAGCTCTGAATATTCATATCATTTCTGACGTGGTTGAGATGTCTCCATACCCTATCCGACCAAA GTACAACCTTGCAGAGAAGCTCTG GAGGAACGAAGAATACCTTCTACCAGTAAGCCTTCCGATAGAAGGAGATTATTTGGAGAAACCGGAGGTGACTAAATTATTCTGCGGTAAGAGGATAACCTTCTCTGACGATGACTga
- the LOC106422428 gene encoding uncharacterized protein LOC106422428: MVGQPLLKAGLRKSIGTGQTTLVWVDPWIPTTLARPAIPCGSSFNPSLRVSDLINPTTKEWNPELLQELVDPNDIPLIRSLKLMCSPRAIGYCWNHTTTGVYSVKTGYALALELSELT; encoded by the coding sequence ATGGTGGGCCAACCTCTCCTAAAGGCTGGCCTGCGTAAATCAATTGGAACGGGACAGACCACCCTAGTCTGGGTTGACCCATGGATTCCGACGACACTTGCGCGTCCTGCGATACCTTGTGGCTCTTCTTTCAACCCCTCGCTGCGCGTTAGTGATTTGATCAACCCAACCACAAAGGAGTGGAACCCTGAACTCCTTCAAGAGCTGGTCGACCCTAATGACATCCCACTTATTCGCAGCCTTAAGTTGATGTGCTCTCCCCGTGCCATTGGTTACTGCTGGAACCACACAACAACTGGAGTATACTCGGTAAAAACCGGATACGCCCTGGCCCTGGAATTATCAGAGCTTACATGA
- the LOC106422427 gene encoding uncharacterized protein LOC106422427 produces MARLGPLLDEITTNDVAANEPLPPPPRRKPGRHPGRRTVNASPLQGASSKKRLASVKPHVCRRKLTDGKDKTDKANKRQRKNKDSTSDGIPRDQEGTTSENLPIWHGAGGLALFWKQELHLKILDSSPNVIDTIIVFEGKKFYSFFVYGNTDKKLRQNLWDHLLGLALSREDAWSVTGDLNDILSNDEKNGGSIRLEGSFSSLRTFFSEADLFDLQHTGDPLSWMGKRGNDVVRCRLDRAVANTRWAECFPSARCQYLGFEGSDHKPLISLLIKVGEEGEAKKIVADAWISDPFSTVTEKLVTARSAISAWNHTQQQNSMKIIEQKREELNAALSRPVEDTSLIQEISTQLSAAYAAEEEYWKQQIRLLWLNLGDRNT; encoded by the exons ATGGCCAGACTTGGCCCCCTGCTTGACGAGATCACCACAAATGACGTTGCGGCCAATGAGCCTCTGCCACCACCACCAAGAAGAAAGCCAGGGAGACACCCGGGGAGACGAACTGTTAATGCTAGCCCGCTACAAGGTGCAAGCTCCAAGAAGAGGCTAGCAAGCGTTAAACCCCATGTCTGTCGCAGGAAGCTTACAGATGGGAAAGATAAAACAGATAAAGCTAATAAAAGGCAGAGGAAGAACAAAGACTCAACTAGCGACGGGATTCCGCGTGATCAAGAAGGGACAACCTCAGAGAACCTTCCTATCT GGCACGGAGCTGGAGGCTTGGCCCTCTTCTGGAAACAAGAGCTTCACCTGAAGATTTTAGATTCTAGTCCAAATGTAATCGATACTATCATTGtatttgaagggaaaaagtTCTACTCTTTTTTCGTGTATGGAAACACTGATAAAAAGCTAAGACAAAACTTGTGGGATCATCTCCTTGGCTTAGCTCTGTCTCGGGAAGATGCTTGGTCTGTTACAGGTGACTTAAATGACATATTGAGCAATGACGAAAAGAATGGAGGATCAATAcgactggaaggatccttctcgAGCCTCAGAACTTTCTTCTCCGAAGCAGACCTCTTTGATCTCCAACATACCGGAGACCCTTTGTCTTGGATGGGTAAACGAGGAAACGATGTCGTCCGGTGTAGACTGGACAGAGCGGTCGCAAACACTCGATGGGCTGAGTGCTTCCCCTCGGCTCGATGTCAATATCTTGGTTTCGAGGGCTCTGATCATAAACCACTCATATCTCTGTTGATAAAGGTGGGAGAAGAAGGCGAG GCAAAGAAGATTGTTGCAGACGCTTGGATAAGCGACCCTTTCTCTACCGTTACCGAAAAACTAGTGACTGCTAGGAGTGCAATCTCAGCTTGGAACCACACTCAACAGCAAAATAGCATGAAGATAATTGAGCAGAAGCGGGAAGAATTGAATGCGGCTCTCTCTAGGCCTGTGGAGGACACATCGTTAATCCAAGAAATTTCGACTCAACTATCAGCAGCTTATGCAgcagaggaagagtattggaaACAGCAAATTAGGCTTCTCTGGCTCAATCTGGGTGATAGGAACACATGA
- the LOC106442666 gene encoding uncharacterized protein At1g43920, Chloroplastic-like: protein MMSSGCEDSSVNTMGIRGIPEQCGCGRRTGIYTSKTKVNPGRTFFRCPTFQNDHLYKWVDEAVYEEVQDALPKVECFASDVMKIKREIESMKTVEEELKEDVWKASNELKKLNVIMKVGFLVVCLGVVICLVLIMFDKADGLSLNS from the exons ATGATGAGTTCGGGTTGTGAGGATTCGTCTGTGAATACGATGGGAATTCGTGGTATCCCGGAGCAATGCGGGTGTGGTCGAAGAACTGGGATATACACATCAAAAACGAAGGTCAATCCAGGAAGAACTTTCTTTAGATGCCCAacgtttcaaaat GATCACTTGTATAAATGGGTAGATGAAGCTGTCTACGAAGAGGTTCAAGATGCATTGCCAAAAGTTGAGTGCTTTGCATCAGATgttatgaaaattaaaagggagaTCGAAAGCATGAAAACCGTGGAGGAAGAGTTGAAAGAAGATGTCTGGAAGGCGAGCAATGAACTTAAGAAGCTGAATGTGATCATGAAAGTGGGTTTTCTGGTGGTTTGTTTAGGCGTTGTGATATGTCTTGTGTTGATCATGTTTGACAAAGCAGATGGGTTGTCTTTGAATAGCTAA